The Halomonas elongata DSM 2581 DNA segment TCCTCGACCCGCACCCGGGTCTCCTTCGAGACGGCCATGGCCCAGTTCGGCGGCCACGCGCTCTTCCTGTCCCCGCGCGATACCCAGCTCGGGCGCGGCGAACCCATCGGCGACACCGCCAGGGTACTCGCCGAAATGGTCGACATCGTGATGATTCGTACCTTTTCCCACCAGGGACTCGAGGAATACGCCGCGGCCAGTGACGTCCCGGTGATCAATGCCCTCACCGACGACTACCATCCCTGCCAGTTGCTCGCCGATGTCATGACCTGGACCGAGCTGCGCGGCAGTGTCCGGGGCCGTACCGCCGTGTGGATCGGCGATGGCAACAACATGTGCCATTCCTGGATCAACGCGGCACGACAGTTCGACTTCCAGCTGCGCATCTGCTGCCCGGAAGGCTACGAACCGCACCAGGACATCCTCGACGCCGCCGGCGACCGCGTGACCATCCATCGCGATCCGATGTCTGCCGTGGAAGGCGCCGACCTGGTGACGACCGACGTCTGGGCCTCCATGGGCCAGGAAGAGGAACAGGCCAAGCGCGAGGCCGATTTCGCCGGCTTCCAGGTCAGCGAGGCGATGCTGGACCGCGCCGCCAGCGACGTGCTCTTCCTGCACTGCCTGCCCGCCCACCGCGGCGAGGAAATCAGCGAAACCCTGCTCGACGACCCGCGTGCCGTGGTATGGCAGGAAGCCGGCAACCGCCTGCATGCCCAGAAGGCGTTGATCGAGTTCCTGCTGCTGGGGCGTGTCGAGTCCTGAGCACCTGCCTGGCAATGACGACCAGATAACTCTCCCTCTCCTCCATCGCCCCGGCTTCAGACCGGGGCGATGCGTTTCTTCCCGCAAGCTATCGACATTTCGACGTGTGGCATCAAGTCGATGTCGCCTTTTGCATATTCGGTGCCGCCATCTTCGCGGACACTCCTCTCAGGCTCACAGAGGAGGTCCATCATGAACCGCAACGTCATCCTGACCTGCGCCGTCACCGGCGCCGGCGACACCACCGGCAAGAACCCCAACGTGCCGGTGACCCCCAAGCAGATCGCCGACAACTGCATCGAGGCCGCACGCGCCGGGGCCAGTGTGGCGCACATCCATGTTCGCGATCCGGAAACCGGTGGCATCAGCCACTCCCTGGATCACTTCCGCGAAGTGATGGAACGCGTCCGCGAGGCGGACACCGATATCGTCATGAACATCACCGCCGGTGGCGGCGGCGACTGGATTCCCGACGCCGAGGACCCGACACGCGGCGGTCCAGGCACCGACATCCAGACACCGGCCCAGCGTCACGAGCCGGTGGGTGAACTGCTGCCGGAACTCTGCACCCTGGACTGCGGCAGCCTGAACTTCGGCGACATGGTCTACATCAACACTGCCGACTGGCTGCGCGAACACGCTCGTCTGGTACAGGCCGCCGGCGTCAAACCCGAGCTCGAGTGCTTCGATCTCGGCCATGTCTGGTTCGCCCGCCAGCTCCAGCAGGAAGGGCTGCTCGACGGCGACCCGCTGTACCAGCTCTGCCTGGGCATTCCCTGGGGCGCCGAGGCCGATACCGAAACCATGCTGGCCATGCGCAACAAGCTGCCGGAAAACGCCAACTGGGCGGCCTTCGGCATCGGGCGCCATCAGATGCCGATGGTCGCCCAGGCAGCACTGCTCGGCGGCCACGCCCGGGTCGGTCTGGAGGACAACCTCATGCTGGAGAAAGGCGTGCTGGCCACCAACGGCCAACTCGTCGAGAAGGCCTCCGGCATCATCGAGAATCTCGGTGGTCGCATCATGACACCGGCCGAAACCCGTGCTCACCTGGCGCTGCGCGATCCCGGCACCGGCCAGATCGTCGGAGGTGCAGCATGAGCTACCAACTGAGCGTCATCGGTACCGGCGTCATCGGCAATGGCTGGATCGCCCGGGCTCTCGCCCAGGGCTGGGATGTGGTGGCCTTCGACCCGGCTCCCGAGGCCGCTGAACGTACCCACGCCTTCGTCGCCAATGCCTGGCCCTCGCTTGAGGCACTGGGTCTCGCCGAAGGGTCGAGCCCTTCCCGGCTGCGCTTCGTCGACAGCCTGGAGGCCGCCATCGAGGGCGCTGACTTGATCCAGGAGAACGTGCCGGAACGGCTCGAACTCAAGCGCGAGATCCTCGCCGCCCTGGACGCCGCCGCCGCACCGGGCGCGATCATCGGCTCCTCTACATCCGGCTTCAAGCCCAGCGACCTGCAACGCGACTGCACCAGGGCACCGGGACGCGTGATCGTCGCCCACCCCTTCAACCCGGTCTATCTGCTGCCGCTGGTGGAGTTGGTGGGCGGCGAGGCGACGGTGCCCGCACAGCTCGACACCGCCCGTACGCTCTATCAGGCACTGGACATGCGCCCGCTGGTGGTTCGCCGCGAGATCGAGGGCCACATCGCCGACCGGCTGATGGAAGCGCTGTGGCGCGAGGCGTTGCACCTGGTCAACGACGGCGTGGCAACCACCGAGGAAATCGACGCCGCCGTGGTCTATGGCTGCGGCCTGCGCTGGTCGCTGATGGGCACCTTCCTGACCTTCCATCTGGCGGGAGGCGACCAGGGCATGCGCCACATGCTCGAACAGTTCGGCCCCGCCCTGAAACTGCCGTGGACCAAGCTCGAGGCGCCGGAGTTGACCGGTGAGCTGATCGACAAGGTCGTCGAGGGCTGCGAGCACCAGGCAGCGGGCCGTCCGGTGGACGAACTCGACCGTCGCCGCGACGACTTCCTCGTCGAGCTGCTCGGCCTGGTGAAGAAGTACTGGCCCGAAGCGGAAGGCCTGGAGGGCAGGATCTGATGGCTCTGCTCGAGACCCGTGTCGACCCGCAGTGGGTCGACTACAACGGCCACATGAACGATGCCGAGTACGCCCGAGCCTTTTCCCTGGCGGTGGAAGCGCTGATGGACCGGCTCGGCCTCGACGAGAGCGGCCGGGCACGCCATGGCTACACCCTCTACACCCTGGAGACGCATCTGTGCTATCGCCGCGAGGCTCACGAGGGCCAGGCACTGCACCTCGAGGTGACACTGCTCGAGCGTGACGCCAAGCGCCTGCATGTCTTCTTCGAAATGCGGGACGACGAGCACAACCTGCTGGCCACCAGCGAGCAGATGCTGATGGGGATCGACAGCCAGGCCGGGCGGCCAGCCCCCTTCCCGGCCGAGGTGGACGCGGCCGTCGAGATACTGCCCCGGGCCGAGCCCGATGCCTGGCCGGAGCTTGCCGGCCGACGCATCGGCCTGCCCCCGGCCAAGCGCTGAACGACACCTTCATCGAGATGCCGCCCGGTCGAGGCCGGGCGGAAACGGGATTCCCGGCCCGAGGTCCGGACCAAGAGGATATCGCTTATCGCTACTTCAACGCCTCCCACTCCGCCCGATGCACCGCAAGGCGACACCGCCTCGAGCAGCATGACATCGACGGACTACATGGTGACCGAACTGTCGCAGAAAGGTCTTTTCCAGGGAATGCACAAGGGAATGACCCTGACCTCCGCCGCCCTGGTCCTGGCCTTCGTGCTGTTCACCGGCCTCGGTCCTCAACTGGCTGGCGAGATATTCGGCACAGCACGCACCTGGATCGAAAGCACCTTCAGCGGCTACTACCTGGTGACCGTCATGCTGTTGATGGCGGTCTGCGCTTTCATCGTTGTCAGCCGCTTCGGCAGTATCCGACTGGGCAGCGACGACAGCCGCCCCGAGTTCAGTAATTTCGCCTGGTTCTCGATGCTGTTCTCCGCCGGCATCGGGATCGGCATTCTCTTCTTCGGTGTCGCCGAACCGGTCTTCTACCTGGACGACAGCGGCGCCTTCGGCTATCCCAACAATCCCCACGCCGACATGGCCGGCGCCACCGCCATCGGCCACGAGCGCGCCATCGACGCCCTGCGCGTCTCGGTGTTTCACTGGGGACTGCACGGCTGGGCCATCTACGTCATCGTCGGCATGTCACTGGCCTATTTCGCCTATCGGCGTGGCCTGCCCCTTGCCTTGCGATCGGCCCTGTACCCCTTCATCGGCGAGCGCATCTACGGTCCCATCGGCCACCTGGTCGACATTCTCGGCGTGCTCGGCTGCGTATTCGGCGTCGCCACCTCCCTGGGGCTCGGCGTCAGCCAGATGGCCGTCGGCCTGCAGCGCCTGGTGGGAATCAGCGACGGTCTGGATACTCAGCTCATCCTGATCGCCGGCATCTCACTCATCTCCATCCTCTCAGCAGTGTCCGGCGTGCAGAAGGGCATCAAGATCATCTCCGAACTCAACATCTGGGTCTCGGTGCTGGTGGTCGGCGCCTTCCTGCTGGGCGGCCCCACCCTGTGGCTGGTCCAGGCTTTCGGCGCGACCCTGCTCGACTACGCCGCCAACTTCATCCCCATGGGCCTTTGGTATGCCGACGAGCCCGGGCCGGCCGCCTGGCAGCAGGCCTGGACCATCTTCTACTGGGGCTGGTGGCTGGCCTGGGCCCCCTTCGTCGGCCTGTTCATCGCGCGCATCTCGCGAGGCCGCACCCTGCGCGAATTCGTGCTCGGCGTGCTGCTGGTGCCGACCCTGATCATCTTCGTCTGGCTGGTGATCTTCGGCGGCAACGCACTCTATCAGGAACTTCATGCCGCAGGCGGACCCGGCAGCGCCGGCATCATCGAGCTGGTCAATGCCTGGAACCTGCCGGCCGCACTCTTCGCCAGCGCCGACGGCATCGCCGGCACCGGCACTTTGGGCTGGACTCTGTCGGCACTGATGGTGTTTCTGCTGATGAGCTGGTTCGTCACCTCGTCGGATTCCGGCACCCTGGTACTGACCACCATCCTGTCGCTCGGCAACGACCATCCTCCGCGGCGCTTTCGGGTCTTCTGGGGCGTGGTGATCGGCCTGGTGGCCGCCGTACTGCTGGTTGCCGGCGGCCTCAAGGCACTGCAGACGGCCCTGATCGCTGCCGCTCTGCCGTTGAGCGTGGTCATTCTGGTCATGACCGCCGGCGTGCTGGTTTCGTTGCTGCAGGAATCTCGCCGGCCGCGCGTGGTGAGAGAGTGATGCAGATCGATGCCTTTCGTCGCCGCTTCGAGCGCGGCCTCGACGCCCTCGCCGGACTGCCCATCGAGGCGGCCCGGCGGCGGTACGACACGCTTTGCACCGGCTTCGCTCCCGCCGACCCCGCCGGCATGGCCATCACCGACGAGCGCATCGCCGGCATTGAGGTACGACGCTTCCAGCCAGCCGCCGCCGGCAGAGGTCCGGTTCTCTATGCCCACGGCGGTGGCTGGAACCTCGGCTCGGTGCGCAGTCATCACGGCATCGCCGCCGACCTTGCCGAACGACTGGGCTGCGACGTGATCAGCGTCGACTATCGACTGCTCCCGGAGGCCTCCTACGCCGAGGCCCTCGACGACTGTCGACGGGTGACCGAGGCCTGTGCCCCCACGGCCCTGGTCGGCGACAGTGCCGGCGGACGGCTGGTCATGGATGTCGCTCGGCTGTCGCCCTGGCGCGGCGTACTGGGGCTGATCTACCCACCGGTGGGCCGGCCGACTCTGCAGACTTTAGGACCGGACGCACCGCTGCTCTCGCGGGACGACATCCTGACCCTGTGGCGCGCCATCGTCGACGACGTGCCGATGCCGGACGACGACTCACCACCGGCCGCGTCCCTCGAAGTGCTGACGGTGGAACACGACCCGCTCACACGACCGCTCGAGTCGGCCATCTCCGCCTGGCGTCGCACCGGCACCGACATCGGTTATCGGTGTGCCCCAGGCATGCTGCATGGAGCCCTGCACGCCCATGCAAGCCTCGACGCCATGCATGCAGCCTGGCATGACTTCTGCCTGGCGCTGGGTCGACGAGTGGAATGAAAAAGGCCGCCCCGTCACGCGGGCCGGCCTGAGGCGACGGATGGAAAATCGTCGTGACCTCTTCAGTATTCGCCGAGCAGCGCTTCCAGCTTGAAGGTGCTGGCCGACAGTTCTCCCGAGCTCATGGCCGGCGTTTCCGGCACCTCGACGGTAGGCCATGCTTCCATGGCCGTATCATAGGCCGCCATCAATTCATCGTAGCTTTCATCGCCTGACGCCCGGTACAAGTCAGCATGCTGCTCGAGCAGTCCGCGGGCGGCACGCATATGGCCGAGTCCCGATCGATACTCGGCCGTATCCACGAAAGCACCGTCTTCGACGGCCTCATCGTACTCGCCCACCGCCTGGCGCAGCAGGGCGAGCTGGACCCGGCTCTGGAAAGCCACGTCGTCGCGCAATGACGCATCCACTCCCTGCATGGCCGACTGGATAGCGCCTTGTGCCTCGTCATGAGATGACTGTAGCTCACCCCATTCATCTCCATTCCGAGCCTTGGTGGACAAGGATCCCAGGGAGTCCTCGAAGGGCTCTACACCACGGTTCTCGAAGGCCGGTTCCAATGTTTCGTAACGCTGCGTCGAGCGAGCGAAGAGAGAACGGGAATCCTCGGCTTCTCCATCGCGATATAACTCGCTGGCTACCGAAAGCTGACCCTGCATCATGGCGAGGCTGGTGTAGTAGACGCCGGGATTGCTGGCATCAGTGTGGAAGCCGCCTTCACCGCCTTCGCCACCTTCACCGCCTTCGCCACCTTCGCCACCTTCGCCACCGGCAGAAGTATCCAGATAAGCGAAAACCGCGAAGGGAGACGGTCCTTCGGCGTGGTGACCGGCTTCGCCGCCCTCGCCACCTTCACCGCCTTCTCCTCCTTCAGCGTGGTGACCGGCTTCGCCGCCCTCGCCACCTTCACCGCCTTCTGCTCCTTCAGCATGGTGACCGACTTCGCCGCCCTCGCCACCTTCACCGCCTTCGCCTCCTTCGGCATGGTGACCGGCTTCGCCGCCCTCGTGGCTTGCGGCATCCGCAGGCTTCTGATGCTCAATCCGTGAATCTGCCCCGTCGATGGCCTGGTCGTCTGCCCAGGCGGCCGTGCTGGCACCCAGCAGCATGGAAGCCCCGACCCCTACCCAGATTCTTGTTCGTGTATTGTTTGACATACGGTCTCCTGATTTCACGGTGTCACCATGCCGCGGACCTGCCCATGATGGCGAGTCCACGGGTTCCTAGTGTAGATTGCCGGGACCACCCAGGTAACACAAATCATTCACATTCATTGCCAGTCAACGGTTTCAGCGAGGAGACGGCCCCATGATCCTGTGCATCGATCAAGTCATCCCGACGGAGCTGCTCCGGCAGACACGTGCCGCCCTGGCCGATACCGATTTTCACGATGGACGCGAAACCGCCGGCTGGCATGCCAGAACCGTCAAGAACAACCAGCAGGCCAATGGCCATCATCCCGAGATCGCCAGGCTACGACAGGCCATCACCGAGGAACTGAACCGCCATCTCCTCTTCCGGATGGCGGCCCGTCCCAAGCGCATGAAACCGCTGATGTTCAGCCGCTATGAACCCGGCATGGACTATGGCAACCATGTCGACGATGCCATCATGCCGACCCCCGAGGGCGCCATGCGCACCGACCTGTCCTTCACGCTCTTCCTCGAAGAACCGGAACACTACGAAGGCGGCGAATTGCTGATCGACAACACGGCCGGCGAGCAGACCTACAAGCTGCCTGCCGGTGCACTGGTTCTCTATCCTTCCTCGACCCTGCATCGAGTCGAGCCCGTCACTGAAGGACGCCGTCTCGCGGCGGTGGGTTGGGTCCAGAGCCAGGTACGCGATCCGCAACAGCGCGAGATCCTGTTCGACCTGGACACCACACGGCGCCAGATATTCGAGCAGAGCGGCAAG contains these protein-coding regions:
- the argF gene encoding ornithine carbamoyltransferase, translated to MATRHFLTLLDLSPEESRYLVQRAISIKNGLKTHGPTYTPFANRTLAMIFEKSSTRTRVSFETAMAQFGGHALFLSPRDTQLGRGEPIGDTARVLAEMVDIVMIRTFSHQGLEEYAAASDVPVINALTDDYHPCQLLADVMTWTELRGSVRGRTAVWIGDGNNMCHSWINAARQFDFQLRICCPEGYEPHQDILDAAGDRVTIHRDPMSAVEGADLVTTDVWASMGQEEEQAKREADFAGFQVSEAMLDRAASDVLFLHCLPAHRGEEISETLLDDPRAVVWQEAGNRLHAQKALIEFLLLGRVES
- a CDS encoding BKACE family enzyme, producing the protein MNRNVILTCAVTGAGDTTGKNPNVPVTPKQIADNCIEAARAGASVAHIHVRDPETGGISHSLDHFREVMERVREADTDIVMNITAGGGGDWIPDAEDPTRGGPGTDIQTPAQRHEPVGELLPELCTLDCGSLNFGDMVYINTADWLREHARLVQAAGVKPELECFDLGHVWFARQLQQEGLLDGDPLYQLCLGIPWGAEADTETMLAMRNKLPENANWAAFGIGRHQMPMVAQAALLGGHARVGLEDNLMLEKGVLATNGQLVEKASGIIENLGGRIMTPAETRAHLALRDPGTGQIVGGAA
- a CDS encoding L-carnitine dehydrogenase, which gives rise to MSYQLSVIGTGVIGNGWIARALAQGWDVVAFDPAPEAAERTHAFVANAWPSLEALGLAEGSSPSRLRFVDSLEAAIEGADLIQENVPERLELKREILAALDAAAAPGAIIGSSTSGFKPSDLQRDCTRAPGRVIVAHPFNPVYLLPLVELVGGEATVPAQLDTARTLYQALDMRPLVVRREIEGHIADRLMEALWREALHLVNDGVATTEEIDAAVVYGCGLRWSLMGTFLTFHLAGGDQGMRHMLEQFGPALKLPWTKLEAPELTGELIDKVVEGCEHQAAGRPVDELDRRRDDFLVELLGLVKKYWPEAEGLEGRI
- a CDS encoding thioesterase family protein produces the protein MALLETRVDPQWVDYNGHMNDAEYARAFSLAVEALMDRLGLDESGRARHGYTLYTLETHLCYRREAHEGQALHLEVTLLERDAKRLHVFFEMRDDEHNLLATSEQMLMGIDSQAGRPAPFPAEVDAAVEILPRAEPDAWPELAGRRIGLPPAKR
- a CDS encoding BCCT family transporter; this translates as MTSTDYMVTELSQKGLFQGMHKGMTLTSAALVLAFVLFTGLGPQLAGEIFGTARTWIESTFSGYYLVTVMLLMAVCAFIVVSRFGSIRLGSDDSRPEFSNFAWFSMLFSAGIGIGILFFGVAEPVFYLDDSGAFGYPNNPHADMAGATAIGHERAIDALRVSVFHWGLHGWAIYVIVGMSLAYFAYRRGLPLALRSALYPFIGERIYGPIGHLVDILGVLGCVFGVATSLGLGVSQMAVGLQRLVGISDGLDTQLILIAGISLISILSAVSGVQKGIKIISELNIWVSVLVVGAFLLGGPTLWLVQAFGATLLDYAANFIPMGLWYADEPGPAAWQQAWTIFYWGWWLAWAPFVGLFIARISRGRTLREFVLGVLLVPTLIIFVWLVIFGGNALYQELHAAGGPGSAGIIELVNAWNLPAALFASADGIAGTGTLGWTLSALMVFLLMSWFVTSSDSGTLVLTTILSLGNDHPPRRFRVFWGVVIGLVAAVLLVAGGLKALQTALIAAALPLSVVILVMTAGVLVSLLQESRRPRVVRE
- a CDS encoding alpha/beta hydrolase fold domain-containing protein — translated: MQIDAFRRRFERGLDALAGLPIEAARRRYDTLCTGFAPADPAGMAITDERIAGIEVRRFQPAAAGRGPVLYAHGGGWNLGSVRSHHGIAADLAERLGCDVISVDYRLLPEASYAEALDDCRRVTEACAPTALVGDSAGGRLVMDVARLSPWRGVLGLIYPPVGRPTLQTLGPDAPLLSRDDILTLWRAIVDDVPMPDDDSPPAASLEVLTVEHDPLTRPLESAISAWRRTGTDIGYRCAPGMLHGALHAHASLDAMHAAWHDFCLALGRRVE
- a CDS encoding Fe2+-dependent dioxygenase — protein: MILCIDQVIPTELLRQTRAALADTDFHDGRETAGWHARTVKNNQQANGHHPEIARLRQAITEELNRHLLFRMAARPKRMKPLMFSRYEPGMDYGNHVDDAIMPTPEGAMRTDLSFTLFLEEPEHYEGGELLIDNTAGEQTYKLPAGALVLYPSSTLHRVEPVTEGRRLAAVGWVQSQVRDPQQREILFDLDTTRRQIFEQSGKTRHFDLISKSLTNLLRMWADI